Genomic window (Gelria sp. Kuro-4):
GAAAGAGCCGCGCGGCCTGGGCCACGCCGTTTACTGCGCCCGTAAGTTCATCGGCGACGAGCCCTTCGCCGTCCTCCTGGGCGACGACATCGTCACAAGCCGCACCCCCTGCCTCAAGCAGATGCTGGACCTGTACGCTGAGCTGGGCGGCTCCCTGGTCGCCGTCCAGGAGGTGCCCCCCGCCGAGGTCTCCCGCTACGGCGTCGTCCGCCCCGCGCCCCTCGGCCCCCGCCTTTACCGCGCCCTGGACCTCATCGAGAAGCCCCGCCCCGCCGAGGCTCCCTCCCGCCTCGCCATCATCGGCCGCTACATCTTAAGCCCCGGCATCTTCTCCCTCCTTGAGACCACCGCCCCCGGTGCCGGCGGCGAGATCCAGCTCACCGACGCCCTGCGCCGCCTGGCCGTAAGCGAGCCCATCTACGCCTACGCCTTCCAAGGCCGCCGCTACGACATAGGCGACAAACTCGGCTTCCTTGAGGCCACCGTGGAGTTCGCCCTCGCCCGCCCCGACCTCGGTCCCCCCTTCCGGGAGTACTTGGAGGAGTTGCTGCGAAAAGGGAACCTTTCCGCCCCCTCGCGCGTCATATAAGCGGGTTCCCTAGAATACCCGTCCAGTCCTGGAAGGCCCGTCCACCTGAGAAAGATTTACCCTTCCTGGCGCGAAGAATATCTAAGGCGAAAGTTCACCCGCGCCGGGTCTCATTCGGCCTGCTGCCGCATACAATGTTTCTGGCATAGTACGGCCTTGTCCCCGTGAGGCCTTACAGATCCTTACAGGGAGCTGCTGGGACTTATTGACGCTCCAGGTACCCGATGCTATAATAGGTAATAGCTTAGTGGGAAGGACAAACCTTACAGCGTCTGAAGTTCCTGGCGTTCGCGGCACATCCTGGGAAAAAATTTCTCTCTTCCCGAGCAGGAAAAAACCAGCCGTGCAGCGAACAATATACAGAGCTTACAGACATATGCTTCCGAGGTTAGTTCTTCCTGTTGCTATCCTACTCCGCTTGTTCGTTTTGTGAACCATTGAAAGGGGGGATCACAGGACACCACCCCAGAGGAAGGGTTCTTAACCTGGTCTTTGACAACTGTACAAAGGAGGATTTGTAGATGCAAGGTTTCAAGAAAGTCCTTGTGGCCCTGCTGGTGGTTGCAACCATCCTCGGGACCATAGGACCTGTATTCGCCGCCGAGAATACTAATGCGCCTAGCGAAGCTGCTACGCGGCTTCAAGCTATTGGTATCGCGAAAGGTGACGAAAAAGGTAATCTGAACGAGGACCAGCCCGTGACTCGTGCAGAGGCAGCTGCTCTTGTTGTTCGCGCCCTCGGCATGGAGAAGTCGGCGGAGCTTATGGGCGGAGCAACAAAATTCGCAGATGTCAACGCTGATCCTGGGCTGCAGTGGGCGACTGGCGCGATTAACATTGCTGTGTCCCAGGGCATCATCAACGGCTATCCTGATGGCCGCTTTGGTGGGCGGGACCAGGTGACTTACGCTCAGTTCGCAAAGATGATGCTTTATGCTCTTAACTACGGTGTTACCGTTGAGGGCGGTATCTGGCCAACCGCCGTATTGGCCAAGGCGGATGATATCAAACTCACAGATGGTCTAACAGTTGTGGCCAACGCTCCCATGATCCGGGGCGCTGTCTTCAAGATGGTTGACAACGCTCTTGACGTGAAACCGCTTGTACAGTATGGTTACGGTTCTTCGACTCTTTATCAGCCGGGGGACCAAAAGCTTATTCAGAAACTCGGCTATGATGAGCTAGAGGCACAGGTCACGGCTATCCCGGCGGCAGACAGCACGCTCAAAGATGATCAAGTGACGGTGACTTTGCAGAAAAAGAATGGCGCTGATGCTAGCGGGGATAAGACCTATACTGTTGGGCAAGGCGTAGATGTTAATGGACTGTTCGGTACGGTAGCGAAACTCTGGGTGAAGGACGACACAGTTATATATGCCCAACAAAAGACGAGCGACAGCGATGTTTACTATGATACCATAAAGTCTTACAGCAGCAGTCAGGTAAAACTGCTGGCACTTGACAAGACCATCGACCTCAAGTCCGGGGTAAAGACATATGTAAACTACGACGGCACGGCAACCCCAGCTGCAGACGAATACGGGCGTTTTGTCAAGGATAATAATCAGGTCAGCTTTATTAATGTGTTCAGGTTCGACAAGATCAACGGCGGCATCGTAACCTCGGTGAGTGACAACGAGATCAAGTACTTTGCTGGTGCTAGCGCAACAACTCGCACGCTGCGTCTTAGCCAGTTTGATAATGTGCATGTGTTATCTCCTAAGTTTGCTGAACTCAGCTTGAGCGACGTTAAGGCCGACAGCGTTATCTATGCCTGGGCTGACGGAACCGACGATCTATACATCGTAGTTGTTGGTGAGAAAGTAGAGGGCAAGCTGGACCGTGTGTCTACCGACAAAGTTAGGATTGACGGTAAGGACTACAAGGTGGTCCAGAAGGCAGACGGTACGGTTCTCGCTACTGTGTCGACTGACGAAGATGTCACCGTAAATAGTTACACGACTGATAATGCCAAGGGCCTGGTTGGCGAGGACGTAGTAGCTCTGCTGGGGCTCAACGGTCGGGTACAACACCTGCGCGGTGCCAGCGCAAAGACGACGGGCTGGAATTACGGCGTTGTCACCAATGCCTACTACAGTAACGGTACTCTTGCTCTCAAGGTGTTTACCAAGGACGGCGAGTCCGTAGTTTACGAACTGGAGAAGGAAGCTAATTGGCCAACTGACAACGCACACCTTAACTTTGGGGCAGACAATGGAAAGTTCTACGGAATTGCCTACAAGTTGAATTCGGACGGTCAGATCGCGAAGGATAAGCTAGTGATACTGCCGAGTATGAGTGGTACAGTTACATTAGACAGCGACACGTACGACGTCTACGTTGGCAACGTGAAGAA
Coding sequences:
- a CDS encoding S-layer homology domain-containing protein is translated as MQGFKKVLVALLVVATILGTIGPVFAAENTNAPSEAATRLQAIGIAKGDEKGNLNEDQPVTRAEAAALVVRALGMEKSAELMGGATKFADVNADPGLQWATGAINIAVSQGIINGYPDGRFGGRDQVTYAQFAKMMLYALNYGVTVEGGIWPTAVLAKADDIKLTDGLTVVANAPMIRGAVFKMVDNALDVKPLVQYGYGSSTLYQPGDQKLIQKLGYDELEAQVTAIPAADSTLKDDQVTVTLQKKNGADASGDKTYTVGQGVDVNGLFGTVAKLWVKDDTVIYAQQKTSDSDVYYDTIKSYSSSQVKLLALDKTIDLKSGVKTYVNYDGTATPAADEYGRFVKDNNQVSFINVFRFDKINGGIVTSVSDNEIKYFAGASATTRTLRLSQFDNVHVLSPKFAELSLSDVKADSVIYAWADGTDDLYIVVVGEKVEGKLDRVSTDKVRIDGKDYKVVQKADGTVLATVSTDEDVTVNSYTTDNAKGLVGEDVVALLGLNGRVQHLRGASAKTTGWNYGVVTNAYYSNGTLALKVFTKDGESVVYELEKEANWPTDNAHLNFGADNGKFYGIAYKLNSDGQIAKDKLVILPSMSGTVTLDSDTYDVYVGNVKKADKDQQYVTEDAATATRYYVDSGTVLMKVYDGTDKDPALVDWKVDLDGTTLTGSDPRQAIVVGTKDQSAKFILFTSENFQVASADYYFGVAVTDETFDSDNGYATIDVAGQGEKEYTFDSSAVSDITKGDLLAFRVTGDKAKNVTHIDVQASSLTVGATLANYGTASVGKAVYDVVQAVYNSGRYVKFSGVTYTVDADAVVYLLKSDQKFDMAGGVADIETGKHAIFLTKDNDDKLIKAIVIW
- the galU gene encoding UTP--glucose-1-phosphate uridylyltransferase GalU, which gives rise to MSHPEPRVRKAIIPAAGLGTRFLPATKAQPKEMLPIVDKPAIQYIVEEAVASGIEDILIITGRGKRAIEDHFDRSLELEEALAQKGAEGLLDLVREIAAVDIHYIRQKEPRGLGHAVYCARKFIGDEPFAVLLGDDIVTSRTPCLKQMLDLYAELGGSLVAVQEVPPAEVSRYGVVRPAPLGPRLYRALDLIEKPRPAEAPSRLAIIGRYILSPGIFSLLETTAPGAGGEIQLTDALRRLAVSEPIYAYAFQGRRYDIGDKLGFLEATVEFALARPDLGPPFREYLEELLRKGNLSAPSRVI